Proteins from a genomic interval of Cyclopterus lumpus isolate fCycLum1 chromosome 18, fCycLum1.pri, whole genome shotgun sequence:
- the ap1s1 gene encoding AP-1 complex subunit sigma-1A, with translation MRFMLLFSRQGKLRLQKWYTATAERDKKKMVRELMQIVLARKPKMCSFLEWRDLKIVYKRYASLYFCCAIEEQDNELITLEVIHRFVELLDKYFGSVCELDIIFNFEKAYFILDEFLMGGEIQDTSKKSVLKAIEQADLLQEEDESPRSVLEEMGLA, from the exons ATGCGCTTCATGCTGCTCTTCAGCCGGCAGGGGAAGCTGCGACTGCAGAAGTGGTACACGGCCACGGCTGAGCGCGACAAGAAGAAGATGGTGAGGGAGCTGATGCAGATCGTGCTCGCCCGCAAACCAAAGATGTGCAGCTTCCTGGAGTGGAGGGACCTCAAGATTGTCTATAAAAG GTATGCCAGCCTGTATTTCTGTTGTGCAATTGAAGAGCAGGACAACGAGCTGATCACACTTGAAGTCATCCACCGCTTCGTAGAGCTTCTGGATAAATACTTTGGCAGT gtgtgtgagcTGGACATCATCTTTAACTTTGAGAAGGCCTACTTCATTCTAGATGAGTTCCTGATGGGAGGAGAGATACAGGATACGTCTAAGAAGAGCGTCCTCAAAGCCATCGAACAAGCCGACCTGCTGCAGGAG GAGGACGAGTCCCCCAGGAGTGTGCTGGAGGAAATGGGCTTGGCGTAG